One genomic region from Prunus persica cultivar Lovell chromosome G3, Prunus_persica_NCBIv2, whole genome shotgun sequence encodes:
- the LOC18782076 gene encoding probable terpene synthase 9 — MFSSLYPSLPLVLVSPSFVTSYQRLIHIPTALQHRTRGKQFASFIVSRNRMTSSPSSTEISNPPAPQRRLAQYHPTIWDDKLIDSFTTHYTYELHATRLESLKQNVAETLLAASTSNKGGSASTCSVLKLIDSMQRLGVAYHFEQETDAALLSLVSSSTHGTTDDLHTVALQFRILREHGISISPEVFNKFRSRDGSFKDSLSKDVEGLLSLYEASHLEMPGEEEDHVLEEAKSFSTRNLRQLIGTLEDDNLLKQIVEQSLETPLRWRMPRIEARNFIDIYERDNSKNLALLELAKLDYNLVQSVYQMEIKELSRWWRDLDFKNKASFSRDRLMENYLWAMGINYEPRFSECRIGLTKFVCILTIIDDMYDVYGFLDELEHYTHAVCRWNMEAKEELPEYMKPVYAAMLKFGNELADKVFKNNGLDVLPYIKKEWVNLCKSYLVEARWFYRGYTPTLQEYLDNAWTSVGGPGALLHAYLLQGLGSHLTKTSLESFKHGSEIVYWSSLMTRLSDDLGTSKAESERGDVAKAVECYMEEKGTSEEEAQHYINDLICYSWKKMNEESAKTSRIPKPIVKMSLNMARTAHSIFQHGDGIGTSIGVTKDRLISLIANPIPIYREHKGQRSLVSL; from the exons ATGTTCTCCTCCCTCTATCCCTCCTTGCCCTTGGTGTTGGTCTCTCCCTCCTTCGTCACAAGTTATCAAAGATTAATCCATATTCCAACAGCTCTACAGCATAGAACCAGGGGAAAACAATTTGCCTCCTTCATCGTCTCAAGAAACAGGATgacatcatcaccatcatcaacGGAGATTAGCAATCCTCCTGCGCCTCAACGGCGATTAGCTCAGTACCATCCTACCATTTGGGACGACAAACTCATCGACTCCTTCACCACTCACTACACC TATGAATTACATGCCACACGATTGGAGAGTCTAAAGCAGAACGTTGCTGAAACGTTGCTGGCTGCATCCACCAGTAACAAAGGCGGCTCTGCCAGCACTTGTTCCGTTTTAAAGCTTATCGACTCAATGCAGCGGTTGGGAGTGGCCTACCATTTTGAGCAAGAGACCGATGCAGCTCTACTTAGTCTCGTTTCTTCGAGCACTCACGGTACCACAGATGATCTTCACACAGTTGCCTTGCAATTCCGGATACTAAGAGAACATGGCATCTCTATTAGCCCAG AAGTGTTTAACAAGTTTAGAAGTAGAGACGGAAGCTTCAAAGACAGCTTAAGCAAGGACGTGGAGGGACTTTTGAGTTTGTACGAAGCCTCACACCTTGAGATGCctggggaagaagaagatcatgTTTTGGAAGAAGCCAAGAGTTTTAGTACCAGAAACTTGAGACAATTAATAGGAACTTTGGAAGACGATAATTTATTGAAGCAAATAGTAGAGCAATCACTAGAAACCCCCCTGCGTTGGAGGATGCCAAGAATAGAAGCCCGGAACTTCATCGATATCTACGAAAGAGACAATTCTAAGAACCTGGCTTTGCTTGAATTGGCCAAGTTGGATTATAATCTCGTCCAATCAGTATATCAAATGGAGATAAAGGAGCTATCAAG GTGGTGGAGAGACTTGGATTTCAAAAACAAGGCAAGTTTCTCAAGGGATCGATTGATGGAGAACTACTTGTGGGCAATGGGGATCAATTATGAGCCCCGATTCTCAGAATGCAGGATTGGCCTCACCAAGTTTGTTTGCATATTAACAATAATTGATGACATGTATGATGTCTATGGATTTCTGGATGAGCTTGAGCACTATACACATGCAGTATGTCG ATGGAATATGGAAGCAAAGGAGGAGCTTCCGGAGTACATGAAGCCAGTTTATGCTGCCATGCTCAAATTTGGCAACGAATTAGCTgataaagtttttaaaaataatggtTTGGACGTCCTCCCTTATATTAAGAAAGAG TGGGTAAATCTTTGTAAATCATATTTGGTCGAGGCACGGTGGTTTTACAGAGGATACACACCAACTTTACAAGAGTACTTAGACAACGCATGGACTTCAGTGGGTGGCCCTGGTGCTCTTCTCCATGCTTATTTGTTGCAAGGATTAGGAAGCCACCTCACAAAAACTTCACTTGAGTCCTTTAAGCATGGCTCTGAAATTGTATATTGGTCATCCCTCATGACTCGACTTAGCGATGATTTGGGCACTTCCAAG GCTGAAAGTGAAAGAGGTGATGTGGCTAAAGCCGTAGAGTGTTACATGGAAGAAAAAGGCACATCTGAGGAAGAAGCACAGCACTACATAAACGATTTGATCTGCTATTCATGGAAGAAAATGAATGAGGAGAGTGCAAAAACTAGCAGGATACCAAAAccaattgtaaaaatgtcacTCAATATGGCGCGGACTGCTCACTCTATCTTTCAACATGGCGATGGTATTGGAACATCAATTGGGGTCACCAAAGATCgtttaatttctttgattGCAAATCCTATTCCTATATATCGTGAGCACAAGGGACAAAGATCACTGGTTTCATTGTAA
- the LOC109948135 gene encoding protein FAR1-RELATED SEQUENCE 8-like, with protein sequence MNEENDEVEIGETGLENTMSPKETTQEPKINMIFNTADEVDSRSRAAYEEFGDAITFDTTYLTNKYDMPFATFVGVNHHRHSILLGCGLISSEDTETFVWLFKVWLACMSGHAPCGIITD encoded by the exons atgaatgaagaaaatgatgagGTTGAGATTGGTGAGACTGGACTGGAGAATACAATGAGCCCAAAAGAAACAACACAAGAACCTAAgataaatatgatttttaaCACAGCTGATGAG GTAGATTCCAGGAGTAGGGCAGCATATGAGGAATTTGGTGATGCCATTACATTTGACACAACCTACTTGACAAATAAGTATGACATGCCATTTGCTACATTTGTAGGTGTCAATCATCACAGGCATTCAATTTTGCTTGGATGTGGACTGATTTCAAGTGAAGATACTGAGACATTTGTTTGGCTATTTAAAGTGTGGCTGGCATGCATGTCTGGGCATGCTCCTTGTGGGATAATTACTGATTAA
- the LOC18783745 gene encoding probable terpene synthase 9: MFSSLYPSLPLVLVSPSFVTSYQRLIHIPTALQHRTRGKQFASFIVSRNRMTSSPSSTEISNPPAPQRRLAQYHPTIWDDKLIDSFTTHYTYELHATRLESLKQNVAETLLAASTSNKGGSASTCSVLKLIDSMQRLGVAYHFEQETDAALLSLVSSSTHGTTDDLHTVALQFPDTKRHGISIAQLLKQIVEQSLETPLRWRMPRIEARNFIDIYERDNSKNLALLELAKLDYNLVQSVYQMEIKELSRWWRDLDFKNKASFSRDRLMENYLWAMGINYEPRFSECRIGLTKFVCILTIIDDMYDVYGFLDELEHYTHAVCRWNMEAKEELPEYMKPVYAAMLKFGNELADKVFKNNGLDVLPYIKKEWVSLCKSYLVEARWFYRGYTPTLQEYLDNAWTSVGGPGALLHAYLLQGLGSHLTKTSLESFKHGSEMVYWSSLMTRLSDDLGTSKAESERGDVAKAVECYMEEKGTSEEEAQHYINDLICYSWKKMNEESAKTSWIPKSIVKMSLNMARTALSIFQHGDGIGTSIGVTKHRLISLIASPIAIFHEH, translated from the exons ATGTTCTCCTCCCTCTATCCCTCCTTGCCCTTGGTGTTGGTCTCTCCCTCCTTCGTCACAAGTTATCAAAGATTAATCCATATTCCAACAGCTCTACAGCATAGAACCAGGGGAAAACAATTTGCCTCCTTCATCGTCTCAAGAAACAGGATgacatcatcaccatcatcaacGGAGATTAGCAATCCTCCTGCGCCTCAACGGCGATTAGCTCAGTACCATCCTACCATTTGGGACGACAAACTCATCGACTCCTTCACCACTCACTACACC TATGAATTACATGCCACACGATTGGAGAGTCTAAAGCAGAACGTTGCTGAAACGTTGCTGGCTGCATCCACCAGTAACAAAGGCGGCTCTGCCAGCACTTGTTCCGTTTTAAAGCTTATCGACTCAATGCAGCGGTTGGGAGTGGCCTACCATTTTGAGCAAGAGACCGATGCAGCTCTACTTAGTCTCGTTTCTTCGAGCACTCACGGTACCACAGATGATCTTCACACAGTTGCCTTGCAATTCCCGGATACTAAGAGACATGGCATCTCTATAGCCCAG TTATTGAAGCAAATAGTAGAGCAATCACTAGAAACCCCCCTGCGTTGGAGGATGCCAAGAATAGAAGCCCGGAACTTCATCGATATCTACGAAAGAGACAATTCTAAGAACCTGGCTTTGCTTGAATTGGCCAAGTTGGATTATAATCTCGTCCAATCAGTATATCAAATGGAGATAAAGGAGCTATCAAG GTGGTGGAGAGACTTGGATTTCAAAAACAAGGCAAGTTTCTCAAGGGATCGATTGATGGAGAACTACTTGTGGGCAATGGGGATCAATTATGAGCCCCGATTCTCAGAATGCAGGATTGGCCTCACCAAGTTTGTTTGCATATTAACAATAATTGATGACATGTATGATGTCTATGGATTTCTGGATGAGCTTGAGCACTATACACATGCAGTATGTCG ATGGAATATGGAAGCAAAGGAGGAGCTTCCGGAGTACATGAAGCCAGTTTATGCTGCCATGCTCAAATTTGGCAACGAATTAGCTgataaagtttttaaaaataatggtTTGGACGTCCTCCCTTATATTAAGAAAGAG TGGGTAAGTCTTTGTAAATCATATTTGGTCGAGGCACGGTGGTTTTACAGAGGATACACACCAACTTTACAAGAGTACTTAGACAACGCATGGACTTCAGTGGGTGGCCCTGGTGCTCTTCTCCATGCTTATTTGTTGCAAGGATTAGGAAGCCACCTCACAAAAACTTCACTTGAGTCCTTTAAGCATGGCTCTGAAATGGTATATTGGTCATCTCTCATGACTCGACTTAGCGATGATTTGGGCACTTCCAAG GCTGAAAGTGAGAGAGGTGATGTGGCTAAAGCCGTAGAGTGTTACATGGAAGAAAAAGGCACATCTGAGGAAGAAGCACAGCACTACATAAACGATTTGATCTGCTATTCATGGAAGAAAATGAATGAGGAGAGTGCAAAAACTAGCTGGATACCAAAAtcaattgtaaaaatgtcacTCAATATGGCGCGGACTGCTCTATCTATCTTTCAACATGGCGATGGTATTGGAACTTCAATTGGGGTCACCAAACATCgtttaatttctttgattGCAAGTCCTATTGCTATATTTCATGAACACTAG